CCCTTTCTATCTCTAGAGAAGATGTATCTGTAAGTAGATCAGCTATTGGATGTTTAGCTGCAAAGAATATAAAATCAGAAAATACTTCTGCCTTTCTGGTTATTTCTAACAAAATAGAAGGTGATATAACAACAGTGCTCGACTGGCGCTCTGCTCTTGCACTTGGTGCTGTATTAGGAGGAGTTTGGGGTCTTTTTTCTCTGCTATTAAAAAGGAAATAGAGTGGATATTCCTCCAAGTGTAATAAATATCATTCATACTGCTCTTGAAGAAGATATAGGAACCGGAGATATCACAACAACCCTTCTGATACCTGAAGAAAATCACTCAATAGCAACCTTTAAGGGAAAAGAAGATTTCATTTTAGCAGGTATACCTTTTTGTAGAGAAGTCTTTCGGTTACTTGATCCTTCAATAATATTTACAGCGGTTCTTTCAGAAGGTACTCAGGTTCATAAAGGTGAAATAATCGCAAAGGTTTCTGGAAAGACAAGTACAATTTTAAAAGGGGAAAGGGTAAGTCTGAATATTTTACAAAGGCTTTCTGGAATAGCAACTCTGACGCGCATGTTCCATAACAAGATTAAAGGTACTAAGGCTAAAATACTCGATACAAGAAAGACAACCCCATGTCTCCGATTTATGGAGAAGTATGCAGTAAGAATCGGAGGAGGCAATAACCACAGGTTTGGACTATTTGATGGTATTCTTATTAAAGATAACCACATAAATGCCGTTGGTGG
The sequence above is a segment of the Nitrospirota bacterium genome. Coding sequences within it:
- the nadC gene encoding carboxylating nicotinate-nucleotide diphosphorylase encodes the protein MPPSVINIIHTALEEDIGTGDITTTLLIPEENHSIATFKGKEDFILAGIPFCREVFRLLDPSIIFTAVLSEGTQVHKGEIIAKVSGKTSTILKGERVSLNILQRLSGIATLTRMFHNKIKGTKAKILDTRKTTPCLRFMEKYAVRIGGGNNHRFGLFDGILIKDNHINAVGGIKEAVMRAKEHYHLIKIEVEVQKLEELVEAIEAGADVIMLDNMPLSNIKEAVKISNGRVLLEASGNINLENIREVAEAGVDFISIGALTHSAKAVDISLKISE